Part of the Coturnix japonica isolate 7356 chromosome 20, Coturnix japonica 2.1, whole genome shotgun sequence genome is shown below.
TACTTCAATGATCAGAGTAGCTCTCTGCCATTTTAGTTCAGATTCCTGTATACACAGACCTGTGTCAGAGCCACCATGGTATAAATGATAAGCACAAGTACAGAGGCAGACAATGTCAAAAGAACAGATGAGGAAGGGAGAACAGACTCAGATGTGGCTTCAGTCACCTCACAGAAGCACAGTCTGAAGTCTGAAACCCACGTTTAGCATACAACATTAAGCTGAATACACAGATTTGAGATCCAATTTTTAGGTTAACGGAAAAGTGGTTACATGACGACACAGTTCAGTAAGAACACTGCCCAAATAAGGAACTGAATTACACCATGAGTTGGTACAGTCCACAGTCTATCAGACAAAGGCAGGAGAATTGCTTTTGAGAAGTTGTGAATTGCAACATCTGGGCTTCTGGTGAGGATCAGAGATTCACCCACAGGAGCAGAACACCCCCATAGTTAACAGccagcttaaaaagaaaaccccaaaagaGACCAACAAGATGTGCCCAATAACAAAGCCAGGTCTCAACACCACCAATACTTTGCTTCACTTTATCTTTGGAATACATTCAATAGGAGGTAATTCTGGTTACAGTGATTTCACTAGACTCATTATGAGTCTGTAGGATTTAAAAcgcaaaagaaaaaaagaccttaGAAAGGTCAGAAAAGCATAGtttcaaacaacaaaatcttGCGATATGGAAGCACCACCAAGGAGCCATGATTTCAGAGGTGTGTTGCTTCTTCTAGCTAAAACAATGATCTCTGTGCAGTAATTAAGCACATAGGTACTCTCGCTACATTTAGTTTGGAATGTGTGTTGGATTGCAGGACTGGGATCATAACATACGCcttctgcaataaaataaacactCGCATAGCACCTTAGATCCCTGTACACCTACTTACCAATAGAACTATTTACACGGTCCATGGAAGAACTAGTATTCTACTATTAGGAATCTTACTCTATTTCCAAACTGCACAGTAAGAAACTGCAACTGCATTTTGGCATGAAAAACATAAATGATCCAAAAATCTAGAAAATAAATCCAGGATTCTACGTCTGGTTTTTGCAAGAGACTGCACATTGTCAGGCATTTATATTAGCACTTGCAGTGCAAACCAGACTACTTCAAGAGCTTTTtataaagggaaagaagatgaGGACAGCACTTTTCACATTCACCTGAATGAACAAGCCAGAGAAATGCAAGAGAAGGTCATTAGCATGAATTCAAAGGAactgaagaacaacaagaatattaaacatttaaataataataataaggaattATCATGGCTTTGGAGCAGGAGGTTTGAAGAAACCAATCTTCCGGCAGTATCGGACAACAAATGGCACAGAAACCACAGTGATGCTGATTCGTACCGGTGCAAACAGCTTGTGAATGGCATATGCCAACACGAACGTGCTTGTACCAGCAGCCATTTTAGATTGCAATGATGATTCACTGAAACCAAGTTTGATGAGAACTGGAGTCATATCCACACcgctggggaaaaagaaaacaaggttgCTTAGTTTATCTTAAAAGTGCACATTGAAGAATCTAAAGTGCTATTTACTCAGGGAATTTAACACAGCACAACTCTGGAATTTCTACTTTTAAGTTTTGATAAATGATAAATGAGCTCCTCCAGGACTAACAGCCCCATTTACTTCTGTAACAACAGCAcatgcattactttcagatgcacattttggttttaattgtCAAGATTCGTGTCAAAAGTCAAATATCTTCTTAGTTTATCGGCCATacaactgcagcacagagaacacTCAGCCCCATGAACCACCTTCCCAGAGGAAATAATCagtttctcctctctttctcctcaCACAAAACAGACTTATCCAAAGCTCCTGTGCTTCCCTTTGGAATCATATACACAATATCCTACTCCTCTAAggttaaaacagaaaatgctggaTAGTCTAATCCCAAGTTTTAGTGGCTGTTGCCTCCTGCAGTTTAAACTGTGTTCATCCCccagtaaaatacatttatctcTGATCTCCAGCACTTTCACATGGCTCTATCTCTACATGCCATGCTACTGTATGAGAACAGGAGATAcctctgcagaaaagcaaattcttTCATCTAGTTTGGCCAGTCACTTTGGTGCAgcctctgctctgttttcagcagCCCACCACATCTATCTGCACTCACACCTGACTGGAGATTGGATCAACTTATGGATCCATTTATATACTAAAAGCAGAGGActcatatatataaatacaacaGCCTTAGAGCGCATCTctttagaaacaaacacaaTGGTCCGATATTGCCCTTGTCTAAACCATTACAGACACTGTACAAAGCACACCTTGACACAGCCACGTAGAAGATTCCTAGGGATATTAATGAAATTCCAACATGGAATGACACTCCTACAGCACCATATTGCTTGAAGACTTGTTTCAGCTGCTGAGATTTGTTGAGTTTCTTGTTTTCACCACTGAGATCCGTGGCTGCCTTTCCAGGGGATCCTGCATCctaaaagaaaagtattaattAGCACTGAGTACCATATTATTATTAACTATCAATCCAATTATTTCCAGCCCTGATACAGCAGTATTTCTGATGTCACCCTCACTCCTCAGTTTCATTATAGGAAAGCGAGAAATAACGCTGTTTTCCAATAGCATCCTATGGGATTTAAATACAGAGTCACTGACCGGAGCCGCACGAGGAAACCAAAATCATCCCACCTCGTGCCAAAGCCACCCCCAACCACTCGCTCAGCAGCTGGAACGGCATTTTAACACCCAACACCGCAAATTATTCCCCAAAAGAGGGTCACATTCAGTACGGAACCGAACAGGAGCCGCCCCTCCGGCTGGAGCCCAGCCCCCTACCTTAGCAGTGCTGCCGGCGGCGGCTCGCAGCGTTACCCAGCACGGGTGCGGCGGTACGAGGAGAGGGCGACCGGAGCGCTGCTGGTTGCCCGGGGCATGGAAGGCGGCGGCGGGCAGAGCGCTGCGGGACACAGCGCTGCGGGGCAATGCGGGCGGGCAATGCGGGCCCAGGCGCAGCAGGCGGAACATCGCGGAACAACCGGGCGGGCGGCAGCACCAACATGACCGGCCCTAAACCCACCCCCAACAGCGGGTACCCTCCTCTTTAAAGGGACAGGACCCAGATGGGGAGCGCTGGCTGTAAGAGggatccaaaagtaatgcctcctatttatttccgtGGAGACCACAATAGGTATAGAGTGTGATAACACTAGATTTGCTTTATGCAAATTCTCAGCCACAGAACGCTGTTTTAtcaacacagtcaccatcattagTTGTGtgttttcaccagcagtgaataGGAGCCTGcgtgtctgtgtgtgcatccAGGCACGGATGTGGCTAAAGCcttgtttctgcagtt
Proteins encoded:
- the FAM210B gene encoding protein FAM210B, mitochondrial, which gives rise to MFRLLRLGPHCPPALPRSAVSRSALPAAAFHAPGNQQRSGRPLLVPPHPCWVTLRAAAGSTAKDAGSPGKAATDLSGENKKLNKSQQLKQVFKQYGAVGVSFHVGISLISLGIFYVAVSSGVDMTPVLIKLGFSESSLQSKMAAGTSTFVLAYAIHKLFAPVRISITVVSVPFVVRYCRKIGFFKPPAPKP